One window from the genome of bacterium encodes:
- a CDS encoding tail fiber domain-containing protein, giving the protein MLFLLVRTLIRPHTSLRAFPSLAGKGFLFLFVLWSCSISALPAYAAWDGQPYAPGATLDPECGPSDSNCKTLASADATTLEGRSGSYYLANSFSTTSAAYFLSDNPGLSFATTSSDYWLAHRSTSDLPEGSRLYYTDARADARILATTTLANIISLPGLSLSASQLTGFGIPFYNFFHATTTDALAEGSLHRYYSDVLARGALGVSAGALAYDSGTGILSVAGGYTIPLSASTTEWGEAYDNRITSASAPLTIANREISLGIVDAGHGGTGLASYNPGALLYADADGNLTTLSPGSSGTVLKIAGGVPTWGTDLSSGGGGGAVAWATTSDSLAIYPMDSTNVVIVGASATSSATSVFEVHGRSYFTTNVGIGTTSPLSALSVAGSGFFTGNLTSANITATGTLSVSGAGTSTFAGPFLAGNLAVAGLPAGLIKAGAGGYLRGAVAGTDYFDPAAFGSTFYSFFHATTTDALAEGSVHKYWSDTLFDNRLSATTSLPGLSSIGSYTGLIGANNGSMYQIATSTNFVTSIAAAYPLSVSGPAGAVTISTALATTTFQHSYGSAQIGQIILATSSAATSNGITVGQTITNSGGVFTFAPAVSVSNIPNAALQNSAVTVNGTLIPLGGSGTVAAASSTLLGDNNTFSGGNTFLSTITGSVSGNAGTVTNGVYTTTFGGLFDNRLSATTSLPGLTAVSSGLTGVLKAAAGSLSAAAPGIDFENPLSFLYPLARTANSVSLAFGTTTSNTWGGTQTFTNNPILGTLTGLFYGNNGSLAATATSSVTSGTGIGFSGTPGALVGGTPLTITNTGVTSNIAGTGISVSGATGAVTISAANVPNSALENSTIGLASGDSSLTVSGSPASLGGSLSASLNTAHPNTFTALQQFSANASTTGISSSYASSTKAFLGSLSIGNLTGILRAAGGAVSASLVSLASDVTGVLGVINGGTGWDSIQSGSIPYGNGAGALATTSPGTNGQTLALVAGVPAWIATTTAGTGLTYSGGSFNVNTAQNVAKLSNLTGNGFVKTINGDGTLSVDTNTYLASIGPAGQSQSGPAVAIASSTDSATGLISGVVITGSANTLTWKAVLSGVLSAANGGTGSTTLSGILKGNGTGVLMTAVPGTDYQAAGNYLTALTGDISASGPGSAAATLATVNADTGSFGGSTAIPTFVVNGKGLVTSAGTAAVIAPAGTLTGTVLASNILASSLTSVGTLGTLSVSGQASLAGASSTAFSSSYASSTSAFFGNLSVGSLSGILRATAGAVSAGAVNLASEISGMLGVANGGTGAGSFAAGSLIYGNGTGPLQSAATSSVSNGAGISVSGAAAVVGSGGLTITNTGITSVTPQFGAAISNGGLTVASSTAGTDFSITGSGSTITFNLPTASAANRGLLSSADWSAFSAKQGALTFAYPLQNSANTVSLAFGTTTANTWGPVQTFTNVPVLGTLSGIIYGNNGSLAATATSTLGVALADTTGSLPVDRGGTGSTTLGGILKGNGTSGIATAVPGIDYQPAGSYLTGNQTVTLSGDVSGSGATSITTAIGAGKVTNAMLLGAIAAAKLIGTDITTVGTIVSGVWQGSVIGSAYGGAGAVSGILKANGSGNVSAASAGTDYVAPNSSPTFAGLTLLSALPVASGGTGWSAIQSGSIPYGNGSGALATTSSGAAGSVLALVAGVPAWVATTTFSTGLTYTAGSVTVNTAQSIAKLSNLTSNGFVKTINGDGTLSVDTNTYLASIGPAGQSQSGPAITIATSTAGTDISVTASGNTITFNLPTASAANRGLLSSSDWTTFNGKVSTGAFTSSGLTLSTGKLLGRSLDGTGAAEEITVGSGLSLSGGTLSASGSGISALGPSGQTQSGATVTIATSTSLANGVTSALVVVGSSNTLMFTPSVSGVLTVPGGGTGAGTLTGLVSGNGTNAFTATANGANGQVLAMSAGAPTWVATTTFSTGLTYTAGTVTVNTVQSVTKLSNLATNGFVKTINADGTLSIDTNTYLTSALTSIGPAGQVQNGPAIVIATSTTAFNGITVGDTITGSGNTLTWKPSWSGSLSVPGGGTGATSFGQGWIFSSGGTGALAASTSPTVNYLIATSTTAASIFNYRVGIGTNAPATALDVNGDITIETLTCNTSLVGLGTDANGKIYCKSVVGSDERLKSNIESLGDENGLALIDSLRPVSYDWKDPNVYGGMSGLQYGFIAQQALSAAPTLVGTTSPTELTPDVTYTFNYFGLIAPLVKATQQLDARFGAIASTSADASPTSFAQAFFGRLREWFADAANGIEDFYANRVHTSQLCLAVSGGEEECFTGDELKALKEKAGQHDKVPPPGIGPVIIEDVPPPDTTASSSEPESEAAAAMPVPPDPATDLPAPE; this is encoded by the coding sequence ATGCTCTTCCTCCTTGTACGCACACTCATAAGACCGCATACGTCCCTTCGCGCCTTTCCTTCCTTGGCAGGGAAGGGCTTCCTGTTCTTGTTCGTGCTTTGGTCCTGTTCGATAAGCGCGCTGCCTGCATACGCGGCATGGGACGGACAGCCCTATGCGCCGGGCGCAACGCTTGACCCGGAGTGCGGGCCGAGCGACTCTAATTGCAAGACGCTTGCGAGCGCGGACGCGACGACGCTTGAAGGCAGGTCCGGAAGCTATTACCTTGCCAACTCCTTCTCGACGACCTCGGCCGCGTATTTCCTTTCTGACAATCCGGGGCTCTCGTTCGCGACCACCAGTTCTGACTATTGGCTCGCGCATCGGTCCACGTCCGACCTTCCGGAAGGCTCGCGCCTCTACTACACCGATGCCCGCGCGGACGCGCGCATTCTTGCGACAACTACTCTTGCGAATATCATCTCGCTTCCGGGCTTGTCTTTGTCCGCGTCGCAGCTTACTGGCTTCGGTATTCCTTTCTACAATTTCTTTCACGCGACGACGACCGATGCGCTCGCGGAAGGTTCCCTGCATCGCTACTACAGCGACGTGCTCGCCCGCGGAGCGCTTGGCGTATCTGCCGGGGCTCTCGCGTATGACAGCGGCACGGGAATCCTTTCGGTTGCGGGCGGATATACGATTCCTTTATCAGCGTCCACGACGGAGTGGGGCGAGGCATATGACAACCGCATCACGTCGGCCTCGGCGCCTCTCACGATCGCGAACCGCGAGATAAGCCTCGGCATTGTTGATGCGGGGCACGGCGGCACCGGCCTCGCCTCGTACAATCCGGGCGCACTTCTGTATGCCGATGCCGACGGAAACCTCACGACGCTTTCGCCCGGTTCTTCCGGTACCGTGCTTAAGATCGCGGGCGGCGTCCCGACCTGGGGCACGGATCTTTCAAGCGGCGGCGGGGGAGGAGCCGTAGCCTGGGCGACGACATCCGACAGCCTCGCGATCTATCCGATGGACAGCACGAACGTCGTCATCGTGGGCGCAAGCGCGACATCGTCGGCGACGAGCGTCTTTGAAGTGCACGGGAGGTCGTATTTCACGACCAATGTCGGCATCGGCACGACTTCTCCGCTCTCGGCGCTTTCCGTCGCGGGGAGCGGCTTCTTCACCGGCAACCTGACTTCGGCCAATATCACCGCCACCGGAACGCTTTCAGTCTCGGGTGCTGGCACGTCGACGTTTGCCGGGCCGTTCTTAGCAGGGAATCTTGCGGTCGCCGGACTTCCCGCGGGCCTTATAAAGGCCGGGGCGGGCGGGTATCTCCGGGGCGCCGTCGCGGGAACGGATTATTTCGATCCTGCCGCGTTCGGTTCAACTTTCTATTCTTTTTTTCACGCGACGACGACCGATGCGCTTGCCGAAGGTTCGGTGCATAAGTATTGGAGCGATACGCTCTTCGACAACCGCCTCTCCGCGACCACGTCGCTTCCGGGCCTCTCTTCCATCGGTTCGTATACCGGGCTCATCGGCGCGAACAACGGTTCCATGTACCAAATCGCCACTTCGACCAACTTCGTGACATCGATCGCGGCCGCATACCCGCTCTCCGTTTCCGGACCAGCCGGGGCGGTGACAATCTCGACCGCGCTCGCTACCACCACATTCCAGCACTCATACGGTTCCGCGCAGATCGGACAAATCATCCTTGCCACTTCAAGCGCGGCAACGAGTAACGGCATCACGGTGGGGCAGACCATCACGAACTCCGGCGGCGTCTTCACGTTCGCTCCGGCGGTATCCGTATCGAACATCCCCAATGCCGCCCTGCAGAATTCCGCCGTCACCGTCAACGGCACCCTGATCCCGCTTGGCGGCTCGGGTACTGTCGCCGCCGCTTCTTCCACGCTCCTTGGAGATAACAATACTTTCTCGGGCGGCAATACGTTTTTGAGCACCATCACCGGCTCCGTTTCTGGCAATGCCGGCACCGTTACGAACGGCGTATACACGACTACTTTCGGCGGCCTTTTCGACAACCGCCTCTCCGCGACCACGTCGCTTCCGGGCCTTACGGCGGTTTCGTCCGGCCTCACGGGCGTCCTTAAGGCGGCGGCGGGCTCTCTCTCGGCGGCGGCACCGGGGATCGATTTCGAAAATCCGCTTTCGTTCCTCTATCCGCTCGCGCGCACCGCAAACAGCGTAAGCCTTGCCTTCGGGACGACAACTTCAAACACTTGGGGAGGAACCCAGACTTTCACCAACAACCCGATACTCGGCACTCTCACCGGTCTCTTCTACGGAAACAACGGATCGCTTGCGGCGACGGCGACATCCTCCGTCACCAGCGGCACCGGCATCGGCTTTTCAGGCACGCCGGGAGCGCTTGTCGGCGGTACTCCGCTTACGATTACGAATACCGGCGTGACGTCGAATATTGCCGGGACCGGCATCAGCGTCTCGGGCGCGACCGGCGCCGTTACGATAAGCGCGGCGAACGTGCCGAACAGCGCGCTTGAGAACTCGACGATCGGGCTTGCTTCGGGCGACTCCTCCCTTACGGTTTCCGGCTCGCCCGCCTCTCTTGGAGGCTCGCTTTCCGCCTCCCTTAACACCGCGCATCCGAATACGTTCACCGCGCTTCAGCAATTCAGCGCAAATGCGTCGACGACGGGAATCTCTTCTTCGTATGCGTCCTCGACCAAAGCCTTCCTTGGAAGCCTGTCGATAGGGAATCTGACCGGCATCCTGCGCGCGGCCGGGGGTGCCGTATCGGCCTCGCTCGTGTCCCTCGCTTCCGACGTGACCGGAGTGCTCGGCGTTATAAACGGCGGGACGGGATGGGATTCGATACAGTCCGGCAGCATCCCGTACGGAAACGGCGCCGGGGCGCTCGCCACCACGAGCCCGGGAACCAACGGGCAGACGCTCGCGCTTGTCGCCGGAGTTCCGGCCTGGATCGCGACGACAACCGCGGGCACCGGCCTTACGTATTCCGGCGGCAGCTTCAATGTGAATACGGCGCAGAATGTCGCGAAGCTTTCGAACCTCACGGGGAACGGATTCGTCAAAACTATAAACGGCGACGGCACGCTTTCGGTCGATACCAATACCTACCTCGCCTCCATTGGTCCCGCAGGACAAAGCCAGAGCGGTCCTGCGGTCGCCATTGCCTCCTCGACCGATTCTGCGACCGGCCTTATCTCGGGCGTCGTGATAACCGGAAGCGCGAATACGCTTACCTGGAAGGCCGTGCTCTCCGGCGTCTTGAGTGCCGCAAACGGCGGCACCGGATCGACGACGCTTTCGGGAATCCTCAAAGGAAACGGCACGGGAGTGCTTATGACCGCGGTTCCGGGAACCGACTATCAGGCGGCGGGGAACTATCTCACCGCGCTTACCGGTGACATCTCCGCGTCGGGTCCGGGTTCCGCCGCCGCGACGCTCGCGACCGTGAACGCGGATACGGGGTCGTTCGGGGGTTCGACCGCCATCCCGACTTTTGTCGTAAACGGGAAAGGGCTCGTCACATCCGCGGGCACCGCGGCGGTTATCGCGCCCGCGGGAACGCTCACCGGAACCGTACTTGCTTCGAACATCCTCGCTTCTTCGCTTACATCCGTCGGAACGCTCGGCACGCTCTCCGTTTCCGGCCAGGCTTCGCTTGCGGGCGCGAGCTCGACCGCCTTTTCCTCGTCCTATGCGTCTTCGACCAGTGCGTTCTTCGGAAACCTGTCCGTCGGAAGTCTTTCGGGAATACTGCGCGCGACCGCCGGAGCGGTCTCCGCGGGCGCGGTGAATCTTGCCTCGGAAATATCCGGGATGCTCGGCGTCGCAAACGGCGGCACGGGCGCGGGCTCGTTTGCGGCAGGCTCCCTCATCTACGGAAACGGTACGGGCCCGCTTCAGAGCGCCGCGACCTCGTCCGTTTCAAACGGCGCTGGCATCTCGGTCTCGGGCGCCGCCGCCGTGGTCGGGAGCGGGGGACTCACCATCACCAACACGGGCATCACGTCCGTCACGCCGCAATTCGGTGCGGCCATCAGTAACGGCGGGCTAACCGTCGCGTCCTCGACGGCGGGCACCGACTTTTCGATAACCGGATCGGGAAGCACGATCACGTTCAATCTTCCGACCGCGTCTGCCGCAAACCGCGGCTTGCTTTCCTCCGCCGACTGGAGCGCCTTCAGCGCCAAGCAGGGCGCGCTTACGTTCGCGTATCCGCTCCAGAATAGCGCGAATACCGTATCGCTCGCCTTCGGGACGACGACCGCGAATACCTGGGGACCGGTGCAAACTTTCACGAACGTTCCCGTGCTCGGCACTCTTTCGGGAATCATTTATGGGAATAACGGATCGCTTGCCGCGACCGCCACTTCGACGCTTGGCGTCGCGCTTGCGGACACTACGGGCTCGCTCCCGGTCGACCGGGGAGGCACCGGATCGACGACGCTCGGCGGCATTTTGAAGGGAAACGGAACTTCCGGCATCGCGACCGCCGTCCCCGGCATCGATTATCAGCCCGCCGGGAGCTATCTCACCGGCAACCAGACGGTTACGCTTTCGGGCGACGTCTCGGGAAGCGGCGCCACTTCGATCACGACCGCGATCGGGGCGGGGAAGGTGACGAATGCGATGCTCCTGGGCGCTATTGCCGCCGCGAAGCTCATCGGAACCGATATCACGACCGTCGGGACGATCGTAAGCGGCGTGTGGCAGGGCTCCGTGATCGGATCAGCCTACGGCGGGGCGGGAGCCGTAAGCGGAATACTCAAAGCGAACGGTTCCGGCAACGTCTCCGCCGCCTCCGCCGGAACCGACTACGTCGCTCCGAACTCCTCGCCCACATTTGCGGGCCTCACGCTCCTAAGCGCGCTTCCCGTCGCAAGCGGCGGGACGGGCTGGAGCGCGATACAGTCCGGCAGCATCCCGTACGGAAACGGTTCCGGTGCCCTCGCGACTACCTCGAGCGGGGCGGCGGGGAGCGTGCTCGCGCTTGTCGCCGGAGTTCCGGCCTGGGTCGCGACGACCACGTTCTCCACGGGCCTTACGTATACGGCCGGAAGCGTGACCGTGAACACCGCACAGAGCATCGCGAAGCTTTCGAACCTGACAAGCAATGGATTCGTCAAAACTATAAACGGCGACGGCACGCTCTCGGTCGATACGAACACCTACCTCGCCTCCATTGGTCCCGCAGGACAAAGCCAGAGCGGCCCCGCAATTACGATCGCAACTTCGACCGCGGGAACCGACATATCGGTGACGGCTTCCGGCAATACGATCACGTTCAACCTCCCGACCGCATCTGCCGCAAACCGCGGCTTGCTTTCCTCGTCCGATTGGACGACATTCAACGGCAAAGTGTCGACCGGCGCGTTCACATCCTCCGGCCTCACCCTTTCGACCGGTAAGCTTCTCGGAAGAAGTTTGGACGGTACGGGAGCGGCCGAAGAGATAACGGTCGGGAGCGGCCTCTCTCTTTCTGGCGGGACTCTCTCCGCGTCTGGGAGCGGCATCAGCGCACTTGGTCCTTCGGGACAAACCCAAAGCGGTGCGACGGTCACCATTGCCACCTCGACAAGCCTTGCAAACGGCGTCACGTCCGCGCTTGTGGTCGTGGGTTCTTCGAACACGCTTATGTTCACTCCTTCCGTTTCCGGCGTGCTCACGGTTCCTGGGGGAGGCACCGGTGCCGGTACGCTCACGGGACTCGTTTCGGGAAACGGCACGAACGCTTTCACCGCGACCGCGAACGGCGCAAACGGCCAGGTGCTTGCTATGTCCGCCGGAGCGCCGACCTGGGTCGCAACGACCACGTTCTCGACCGGACTTACGTACACGGCGGGCACGGTGACGGTCAACACGGTGCAAAGCGTCACGAAGCTTTCGAATCTCGCCACGAACGGATTCGTGAAAACGATCAACGCCGACGGCACGCTCTCGATCGACACCAACACCTATCTCACCTCTGCCCTCACCTCAATAGGTCCCGCCGGTCAGGTACAGAACGGCCCGGCTATCGTTATCGCCACCTCGACGACCGCATTTAACGGCATTACGGTGGGCGACACGATAACCGGTTCGGGGAACACGCTTACGTGGAAGCCCAGCTGGAGCGGTTCGCTCAGCGTCCCTGGCGGCGGCACGGGGGCGACTTCGTTCGGGCAGGGCTGGATATTCTCAAGCGGCGGCACGGGTGCCCTTGCTGCCTCGACAAGCCCGACCGTGAACTATCTTATCGCCACCTCGACGACCGCCGCTTCGATCTTCAATTACCGCGTCGGCATCGGTACGAACGCCCCCGCAACCGCGCTTGACGTGAACGGCGATATCACGATCGAGACCTTGACCTGCAACACATCGCTCGTCGGACTGGGCACCGACGCGAACGGCAAGATCTATTGCAAGAGCGTCGTAGGTTCCGATGAGCGGCTTAAGTCGAATATCGAAAGTCTCGGCGACGAAAATGGCCTTGCTCTCATAGACTCGCTGCGCCCTGTCTCCTATGACTGGAAGGACCCGAACGTGTATGGCGGCATGTCCGGCCTCCAGTACGGGTTCATCGCGCAGCAGGCGCTTTCTGCCGCGCCGACTCTCGTCGGCACGACGTCGCCGACAGAACTGACGCCCGACGTCACGTACACGTTCAACTATTTCGGCCTCATCGCGCCCCTCGTGAAAGCGACACAGCAGCTTGACGCGCGGTTCGGCGCGATTGCTTCAACGAGCGCGGATGCGTCTCCGACGTCTTTTGCTCAGGCATTCTTTGGCCGTCTTCGGGAATGGTTCGCCGACGCGGCAAACGGAATCGAGGACTTCTATGCGAATCGTGTCCATACTTCGCAACTATGCTTAGCAGTCTCCGGCGGGGAAGAGGAATGCTTTACGGGCGACGAGCTGAAAGCCCTTAAGGAGAAAGCCGGACAGCATGACAAGGTTCCGCCGCCCGGCATCGGGCCTGTCATCATCGAGGATGTTCCGCCGCCGGACACCACTGCCTCATCGTCCGAGCCGGAATCAGAAGCCGCTGCGGCTATGCCAGTGCCTCCCGATCCCGCTACTGACTTACCCGCGCCCGAGTAA
- a CDS encoding peptidoglycan DD-metalloendopeptidase family protein — protein MTYAYRARAVLAVSFISAFVFAAACPPAAQAATRPQYSRTYDYWRNSSEGSASQETIERATSRRGISSAAQKAIDALDDDPVKNLPIPVLLGVSLVDITPNFGDPRDGGARKHEGEDILAPKDDYIVSPTDAVVTSMGTGSSAGNYVYTANPGDETFAYMHLDKFAEGLKRGSVLKKGDLIGYVGDTGDAKGGVTHLHFEIRHGRTATDPFPRLAREFTLDERIDAVEDALKDADDEDEDEDAEMLVRNYRGTFLGALALGMNLPSAIDDALEAAGNTAVTTSTFYRDLIVGARGSDVTALQAFLIGKNSGPGARALAAAGATGYFGPVTQAALAEYQVANGIAPAAGYFGPLTRARVSQ, from the coding sequence ATGACATACGCTTACCGGGCACGGGCGGTGCTTGCCGTTTCCTTTATCAGCGCGTTCGTCTTCGCGGCCGCTTGCCCGCCGGCCGCACAGGCGGCGACACGGCCGCAGTATTCGAGAACATACGACTATTGGCGCAATTCCTCGGAAGGGAGCGCGAGCCAGGAGACGATCGAACGCGCGACGTCCCGCCGCGGCATATCTTCCGCGGCGCAGAAGGCCATCGACGCGCTTGACGACGATCCCGTCAAGAACCTTCCGATACCCGTGCTGCTTGGCGTTTCGCTCGTGGACATCACGCCGAACTTCGGCGACCCGCGCGACGGCGGGGCGCGCAAGCACGAGGGCGAGGACATCCTTGCGCCCAAGGACGACTACATCGTCTCCCCCACCGACGCGGTGGTGACGAGCATGGGCACGGGCTCGAGCGCCGGAAACTATGTCTATACGGCGAATCCCGGGGACGAGACATTCGCGTACATGCATCTCGACAAATTCGCCGAAGGGCTTAAGAGAGGCTCGGTGCTCAAGAAAGGCGACCTCATCGGGTATGTGGGAGACACCGGGGACGCGAAAGGCGGAGTAACCCATCTCCATTTCGAGATACGCCACGGAAGGACGGCGACCGATCCGTTCCCTCGCCTAGCCCGCGAATTCACGCTCGACGAGCGCATCGATGCGGTCGAAGACGCGCTTAAGGATGCCGATGACGAAGACGAAGACGAGGATGCCGAAATGCTCGTGCGAAACTATCGCGGAACCTTCCTCGGAGCGCTCGCGCTTGGCATGAACCTTCCCTCCGCGATCGATGACGCGCTTGAAGCAGCGGGAAACACGGCGGTGACCACCTCAACTTTCTATCGCGACCTGATCGTCGGCGCGCGCGGAAGCGACGTGACCGCGCTTCAGGCATTTCTCATAGGGAAAAACAGCGGGCCGGGAGCCCGCGCGCTCGCGGCAGCCGGAGCGACGGGATACTTCGGCCCGGTCACGCAGGCCGCGCTTGCGGAATATCAGGTCGCAAACGGTATAGCTCCGGCCGCAGGATACTTCGGCCCCCTTACTCGGGCGCGGGTAAGTCAGTAG
- a CDS encoding AAA family ATPase: MAKLIMGIGVPGSGKTTILKPFAEENSYTYISPDDIRFEMLGDATEQSKNKEVWEEAHRRTADALRRGETVVFDATFAKDFERKEFIRFAREHGASKVQGMVAAVPMEVALERNRLREPMVPEHAIRRMHNMLIRTPPVVEDGFDSVFDIGELQQLKRAETRGEHTPIIREFKKLR, translated from the coding sequence ATGGCAAAGCTTATTATGGGCATCGGCGTTCCCGGTTCCGGGAAAACGACAATTCTGAAACCTTTTGCGGAAGAAAATTCCTATACCTACATCTCCCCCGATGATATACGATTCGAAATGCTTGGCGATGCGACTGAGCAGTCAAAAAACAAGGAAGTGTGGGAAGAAGCACATCGAAGAACCGCCGATGCGTTGCGGCGCGGGGAGACGGTCGTATTCGATGCGACATTCGCCAAAGACTTCGAACGCAAGGAGTTTATTCGCTTCGCCCGCGAACATGGCGCAAGCAAGGTGCAAGGCATGGTGGCCGCCGTTCCCATGGAGGTCGCCCTCGAACGTAATCGTTTACGTGAACCTATGGTTCCCGAACACGCGATCAGGCGCATGCACAATATGCTTATCCGTACTCCTCCTGTGGTTGAAGACGGATTCGACAGCGTCTTCGATATAGGCGAATTACAACAGTTGAAACGTGCTGAAACGCGAGGCGAGCATACTCCGATAATCCGGGAATTTAAAAAATTGCGGTAA
- a CDS encoding cache domain-containing protein, with the protein MKYLRITITAGLLFRGLALLLVILAVSLTIHEWALMAERDHLYQAAANEALDERLESVGDGLTEVFASAREGLRSLSSVLAVYSGVSDGRAGAEQALRIARDAHPEYYFVRYIGADGSAFVTLSPPGMSVGDETVFDAGFDGLLQDAQNSITGDILVSGLSWYPVIGGTKIPLVYAITPVVAAGKTYGYLEVALDIRNSFTAVTQAQRAEDVLFLLDSEGKYLVAPHGTPVPEDTVTSRYPKEVVDHLYGPDTVGAFTYGDRVFAYEHLRTTGVGMRSGDPEFWVLVSVSDTRSVFSAARRARNESVFSLAVFLLLAGLAGLLVYRLRMMLHTHL; encoded by the coding sequence ATGAAGTACCTGCGCATCACGATAACGGCAGGACTTCTGTTTCGCGGTCTTGCGCTCCTGCTCGTCATTCTCGCGGTCTCGCTTACGATCCACGAGTGGGCGCTCATGGCCGAGCGGGACCACCTGTACCAAGCGGCCGCGAACGAAGCCCTCGATGAGCGGCTCGAGTCTGTCGGCGACGGGCTCACGGAGGTTTTCGCGAGCGCTCGTGAAGGGCTCCGGTCGCTTTCGTCCGTACTCGCGGTCTATTCGGGAGTATCTGACGGCCGCGCGGGCGCCGAACAGGCGCTCCGCATCGCGCGGGACGCCCACCCCGAGTATTATTTCGTTCGTTATATAGGCGCGGACGGGTCCGCGTTCGTCACGCTTTCGCCGCCCGGCATGTCGGTGGGGGACGAGACGGTATTCGATGCCGGATTCGACGGCCTCCTGCAGGACGCGCAAAATTCAATCACCGGGGACATTCTCGTGTCGGGGCTCTCGTGGTATCCCGTCATCGGCGGCACGAAGATTCCGCTCGTGTATGCAATTACGCCGGTTGTGGCGGCAGGGAAAACGTACGGATATCTCGAAGTGGCGCTTGATATACGCAACTCGTTCACGGCGGTGACGCAGGCGCAGCGCGCCGAAGACGTCCTGTTCCTTCTGGATAGCGAAGGGAAATACCTTGTCGCGCCGCACGGTACGCCAGTTCCGGAAGATACGGTCACGAGCCGGTATCCAAAAGAGGTGGTTGACCACCTGTACGGGCCGGACACAGTCGGTGCCTTCACGTACGGCGATCGGGTCTTCGCGTATGAGCACTTGCGGACGACCGGCGTCGGCATGCGGTCGGGTGATCCCGAATTTTGGGTGCTCGTCAGCGTGTCCGATACCCGCTCCGTCTTCAGCGCGGCGCGGCGCGCGAGAAACGAATCGGTCTTTTCCCTGGCCGTGTTCCTTCTGCTTGCGGGTCTCGCCGGCCTCTTGGTGTACCGCCTGCGCATGATGCTGCACACTCATCTATGA